TTCTTGTGTACGTATGTGTAATTGGAATATGACTTTCGTCAAAGCGATAATATTGATATTTTGATTCGTTGTTTTGATGTCCGCTTTTTATGTCTTCTATTGCTTCTTGCAGGTCTTCTTCTGTTGCGTTTTCAAAAAACTCATTTGAGTAGTATGGGATTCCTTTTAAAGCGTTAGGCTTTAATCGACTTCTTTTTAATTCGTTTTCAAGGAAAAAGTGAACTGCATAATCTCTGAAAAAAGTTTCATCATCAACTTTTGCAACATCTTCAAACTTTTTTTCAAGGTTAGGGAAGTGTTTACGCCACTCATTCAATCTCATTTCAATTGGTCGATAAGTATCACCAACTTTCAAATAATTTGGAATTGTCTCTGTGGTAAAAGCATAGATTTGAGGTTCAACTCTTCCAATGATAATATCATTGAGCACATCTACATTTATATTGTTTGCTTCTGCCATACTTATTTCTTTAACAGGTCAATAAACCTAATTACTTTACCTTCTTTACTTGTTTCTTTATCGTTTACCTGCCAATCCATAATGTTGCAATAGATACCATTGTGTAATTTTATGTTTTGTGATTCACAACCTTTACATTTTACAATATCAGTTTTTGTTTCAAAAATATCGGCTATTTCTATTGAGTAAGTTTTGCAACTATTGGGAATAACACCTTTCAGTCCATCCATTTGCCAAATATTCCAAGAAATGATTTCTGCTATATTTTGGATTTCTTCAATTGACGGTTCTGTATCAAATTTTTGATTAAAGTTTTCAATGAATGTTACAAGTAATGCTTCTCGGGCTAAAAGCAAACTGTCCCCTTGCCATTCAAAACCATAAGTACTTTTGTATGCTATCTCAACAGCTTCTAACCATTCAGATTTTGAATCCAAATTTTCATTCACAACTCTTAATTTCCTATCTAATAAGCCAATTCTGTCTGTAATCTTGATGGATTTACCAGTTGTCGTGTCATATCTGCTAACCAAATAAGGAGCTTCGCCACAAGAAATTTCTAACCGTGTATCTTGAACATAGTCAAGCCACGTTTTATCTGCTGGGAATGATATTTTGTCTTTAGTGGTTTCCCAAGATTTAGTTTTGTTTTTCAATACAATTTCTTTATTGAAAACGCCTTCTCTTCCAAACCAAGAATTGTCAACAAGGTTGTTTTGTGCATTACAAATCCAAGATGGCGTGAAAACCTCTGCCATTTCTTTAGAGCGTGATAACTGCAAAACTTTGTCTTTGTGAACTCTAGGCATTATTACATTTCCTTTTTCACCTGTTATTAAATCAGGTAAAATCTCCGAATCGAACTTGTAGGAATCTCCTAAATGTTCGTAGTTGTCTGTTGCCCAAAATATGTTCTTTTGAGTTGTTTGGTCACGAAGTAGTATGTCGAGAATGTCAGGATACTTCTCGATTAACTCATTTTCTAATATGTCGATAACTACTTGCACTTGTAAACCTCTTCGTTAGTTTTTAAAAGCTCTTTTACATCAATATTTAGAATATTCGCTATTTCATACAGCACTTCAAGTCTTGGTTGTTGTCGATTTTGTACATAACCATTTACCATATTGTAGCTTTTGCCTAGCTGTTCGGCTAACCAAGTTTGCTTAATTCCTTTTTCTTCAAGTACTTCTTTAATTCTGTTCATTGTTGTCTAAAGATGTCAAGTCACAAATTTAGTTTTTATTTTTCAATATCTCGTTTTTCAAGATAAAAAATGTTTGAATAATTGTCTAGTTGTCCTGTCTGTGCGTTGGCAAAAAATGGCTCTTTTGGTTTTTTGAGCGTTGGCTTTTGTGTCGGGAAAAACCAAATGTGCCATTTGTGCGGTTGGCTTTTTACACTGAGCGATAACGGTTAGTATATAAAAAGTAGGCGGTTTCGAAGCACTAAATTTTCGGTTAAGCACCAAGTTTGGCACAAGTCAAAAGCCTTGATTTCAGCACTCTTTCGCCTATTTTTTATATACATTGTTAGGTTGCATTTTTTCTTTAATCAGGCAAGTAATCCACAACTAATTCCACCTACTATGCCTAACCCCATTATAGGTTTAAATGCTTTTGTAATTAATGCGTCCGGCAAACTTAAAATTGAACCAACTAGCAAACCTTTTAACCAGCCTGCCATAGGCAAGTCAATATTGAATATTATAAAACCAATGGAAAAGCGATTAATGAAAGAAGCAATAATTGCCTTTTTCTTGTCTTCAAATTCCATAAAAAACATTGGAATTATTGAAGCAATTCCTAATACCAATCCTGCTATTAAACCTTTTATGATATTGTCCATTTTAACTTTTTAATTTATAAGCAGATTCAAGCCAATCAATTATCTGTTTGTCGATTTCATCAGGATTTTTAATCCGCACGGTATTTTTAAATCTATTGGCTGATATTTTTTCAGTTTTTTCGATTCGTGGGTTGTCAATTTCAAAATTGGTATGAATGTGAAGTAAAAGGCAATCTTTTCTTGTATAGACTCCTGCAAACCCGGATTTAGCGTCTAAATGGATACTTGTCTTTTTTGGTGATTGCACAACAGTCCCAAACTTTTCACATTCTAAAATCAATCTTTTGTAAATAGCAGAAACAATCGTCTCTTTGTTTTCAAAATGGTCAATGACTTTGTATTCCATTATCTTTCGTTTTTTTAATGCAACCTAACGTTTTGCAGCTACAAGAAGTTGGCGATTTTCACCACAAATGTTGATGCGGAGAACCAATTTTGATTAACCACAAATGTGTCTGCGGAGCACTGAACCGCCAATTTCTTGTAGGTGCTGTTAGTGGCTGGGCTTCTTTGTTTTCGGTTTGTCAGCAACATTTCTTGTCTTGTTGAATTGGCGGACATTTTACACTTCCGTAACTGCAATAAACACAACAGTCGCCTTGCTGTGGTTTTAAAACTGTCTTACACTTTTCACATTCGTAAAAATATTGGCAAGCATCTGTCGGCATTGTTTCTTCCTTTTTGTGTCCGCAGTTGGGGCAAGTGATTGTTGACTGTAATATGATTTCCATTTTATTTTTCCTTTTTGTCTGTTACTGAATATCCTGTTCCGTTGATTGCTTTTTCAATTTCGGCAATGTTCGTTTTTGAGTTGTCAAATTCTACAATTGCGTTTCCGTTTTCGTATGAAGCAGTAGATTTAATTATCCCCGAAAGTTTATTCACTTCGTGGTTTACGTGTTCTTCACAACTTGCACAAGTCATTCCGCTAATGGAAAACTCAACTGTCTGAACATTTGATTTGTCAACCACAATGATTTGTTTTTCTGTCTTGGGATAAAAAATGTGAGCATAAAAAGGAAAGGCAAGCATTACTATTGCAAATGCTGTTACGATACCTAAAAACATTTTGGATTGAATGAATTTTGGTTTTTCTTCTGTCTCGCAATTGCAGTCAATTTGTTTTTTGGGTTTCAACTTTTGATACCACGCAAAACCAAGAACTAAAATTGTCAAACCGATAAAATACGGTCTTGCCGGTTCGAGCCACGAAAAAGTAGAAGCAAGTCCACTTGTTCCTGCAACAAGAGCCAATACTGGTGTGATGCAACAAAGTGAAGCAGCAATTGCTGTCAAAAGTCCTGCACCGATTAATTTTTTGTCTGTTTTCATATTGTTTCCAAAATTTTGTTTTCGTGAAGTATTTTGAAAAACGGTTTGAGCATTTTTTCATACTCTTTTGTCAATGAATAGAAAATGGTTTGTGCTTGTCTTTCCGTTTCAATAAGTTTTCGGTCTTTGAGTTT
The DNA window shown above is from Bacteroidia bacterium and carries:
- the merTP gene encoding mercuric transport protein MerTP; amino-acid sequence: MKTDKKLIGAGLLTAIAASLCCITPVLALVAGTSGLASTFSWLEPARPYFIGLTILVLGFAWYQKLKPKKQIDCNCETEEKPKFIQSKMFLGIVTAFAIVMLAFPFYAHIFYPKTEKQIIVVDKSNVQTVEFSISGMTCASCEEHVNHEVNKLSGIIKSTASYENGNAIVEFDNSKTNIAEIEKAINGTGYSVTDKKEK
- a CDS encoding helix-turn-helix transcriptional regulator; protein product: MNRIKEVLEEKGIKQTWLAEQLGKSYNMVNGYVQNRQQPRLEVLYEIANILNIDVKELLKTNEEVYKCK
- a CDS encoding DUF5655 domain-containing protein is translated as MEYKVIDHFENKETIVSAIYKRLILECEKFGTVVQSPKKTSIHLDAKSGFAGVYTRKDCLLLHIHTNFEIDNPRIEKTEKISANRFKNTVRIKNPDEIDKQIIDWLESAYKLKS
- a CDS encoding GDCCVxC domain-containing (seleno)protein, whose amino-acid sequence is MEIILQSTITCPNCGHKKEETMPTDACQYFYECEKCKTVLKPQQGDCCVYCSYGSVKCPPIQQDKKCC
- a CDS encoding restriction endonuclease subunit M, coding for MQVVIDILENELIEKYPDILDILLRDQTTQKNIFWATDNYEHLGDSYKFDSEILPDLITGEKGNVIMPRVHKDKVLQLSRSKEMAEVFTPSWICNAQNNLVDNSWFGREGVFNKEIVLKNKTKSWETTKDKISFPADKTWLDYVQDTRLEISCGEAPYLVSRYDTTTGKSIKITDRIGLLDRKLRVVNENLDSKSEWLEAVEIAYKSTYGFEWQGDSLLLAREALLVTFIENFNQKFDTEPSIEEIQNIAEIISWNIWQMDGLKGVIPNSCKTYSIEIADIFETKTDIVKCKGCESQNIKLHNGIYCNIMDWQVNDKETSKEGKVIRFIDLLKK